The genomic DNA ACTCGCTTGCTGgcttcagcatcaccaccagacgATCGACAAGAGCGCATCTCAAGAGCTTCGTTGATCAGCTCGTCGGAAGCCAGTAGGGGCTCGGTGAATTCTGGGAATGGCTCAGAGGGGATGGCCTGCCTCTCCCAACGGCGAAACTCGCGAGGATCTCCCGACTCTGGCTCGGGCGTGGCGGTCTGggctggtgtttgttgttCCAGCCGGGCGTGTGCTAAGGTTGCGAGTTAGTCAATAGGTTTCGGCCACAAgctggggggagagggtggtaaCGAACCTTGGGTGTTCATGTTGAACAGGTTGGGGTACTGCTTGAGAAGAGCAGTTGGTCTCTTGAAGGCGTAGTTGTAGCCTTTGTAGTATCTATCCGCCCAGTTCTTTGCCTTGGAAGTCAACAACTTGATCTCGGCACGATCGGTTGTGTTGAAGTATTTGAGGGCGACATTGACGCCCTCGCGCAGGTGAACCTGCTCGCCTCGACGCGAACGGGGAAGTTGTCCAGTAGCGCCGGCAGGCCCACGAGGTAACTCGCCCGCACGCGAAGATACTGCGGTCGCCATTTCAAGCAAACCGCGAGGAAACGGAAAGAAAATCGTGAGCGAGGGAAGAGATGTGTGTGGGTGGTCGTGAGTGAACCAAGGAAGACTGATGAATCCGAAAAGTTGCTCGATATGGTCTTGCTTGGTTCCAAAAACGAAATATGGttgggaagaaaagaaactcGACAGAGCAGAGAAAAGGCTTCTGATTCATACCTGGTCGGGACTTGTATGTTCTGAAGCCTGCTGTTGTTCTAACCCTTGAGTGGTGTTCCAAAGCAGATGGGGCTGATTGCGATGAAAACAGCCAATTTGTACCCGATGCCAGCTGTCAGGGTGGGAGTGAGATGGGATTGGAGCTTCTCTCATGAATGGCTGTGTGGAAGCAAGTGGGAAGTATtgtggaggagtgggagCAAGTCGTCCAAGTGGGAACTATGGGAGCAAAATGTCGTGCAGGTGATGGCTGTCGTGGCTGTCTGGGATGGATCTCATCGACCCAGCTATCAGCACAAGGCGGGCGAGATCAGCCAATGGCCTTGGACGTCCGAGGGAACAATTGGACAATGACCAGTCTGAATAAAGCAACAAACAAAGAGTGGCCTTCAGTTGACAGAACTAGCACGAGAAGGGCCCGTTGAGTACAGCGGTTCGGCCCAGAGTTTCCACTGTTTGAAAGAAAAGAGGcttgaagaaaaaaggacACCGGCTGAACCCTAAAATGCCAACCACTTTGACACTGCTTCTGATATCGGAAAAGGAATTGAATGGGCAGATGATCTCTTCCATTACATGAAGTGAGTGAGCGTGTAAGTGTGTAGGTCCCGTCGTGATGCCCCACACGTCAAATGACAGTGACAATGACACaccctgccctgccctgccttGGCCTGTCCTGGGACAGGCCCCGCATACGCCATGGAATTCACATGGGGGATCCGGTGTGTGAGTTTGCTCAGAATGGCAATGTCTTTCTGTTCGATGTCGAATCGAGGCCCAACCGATGCCCCGTGTTGGTGGGAACTGACACGGAATACCAGGCCGTTAGGTAGCTCGAAAACCCGGAAAATGCAGGTTGCGGGCTGCCTGACCCGGGCCAGATCAGCCCAAGATCTTTTTGCTTTGTCTCTCGGTATATACAGAGACAAGCAGTACGTTATGAGATGGCCAACCACGTAGTAGGCCTCGCTGCTGACCATGAATGGCCGTCGAATTCGACCCGACCCAGCGAGACGCAGAGGACCTGCCAAGACCACCATGCCGCTGCCCCGCTACGATGCGAGCAGCCTCATCTCTGCCCCGCCATTCGCACATGTCTCTGctcactttttttttatatgCGTCTGTTGTCCACAGGCTGCAGACCATTGTTCTTACGTGGACGCGCAGATGGCTTcttattcttcttcttgtttaGTCCGCCCGTTGCAGCAGTCACTGGCCTACTCACTACTCACTTACAGCAAGATCAGCAACGGCTCAGCCTCCGAAGCGCCCAAGACAGCGGAACAGCGGACAGCGGGTGGAGCGGGCACCAAAACCGCCCAGAACCAGCTCCACTGTCAGATGTTCCCGCCCCTGTTGAAACAAACAGCGTGTTGTTTCAGCTTGTGGGAACCGCTGACAGATTTCGTCATTGCGCTTCTCTCGACTATAATCATCACCAGTGACTCAGTTGATGACTTTGTCTCCTGGATTGTCTGCAGAATTTTAGTCTGATGATGACTGGAGATACCCACAGGTCCGGTAGGCACTCATCGATGAGATGAACGGCGCTCAGAGTTACTTAGCGTGATGCTTGCCTTAAAACGCCGAGATCCGCTCACACAACGGCCCGGGCATCTCGACGACCACCTGACCACACCATCATGGCCGTCTTTCGGTGAGGTTCGGGAGATCCTCCCTTCTTACCGCCCAGCCAAGAAGTCATCAATAATTCCCCGACTCTTGCATGGAAACAGTCGACCAGACCTTCAGCCATCGACAAAGCCATATCACACGTTCGAAGACGTCTGGTCCCATACAGGATATATCCTGTATATCCCGTATCAAGTCGGCCTGGCTCTCGTGATTGGTCTGCCCATTGATCTCCAGATCCACTTGGATGTTTCGAGCCGCTCAACAAGGGACCCTCGTGCTTCGGGACGGTCTTCCACATGGCTTCCTTTGAAGGTCGATTCCGAACATCGCCCATTGTTTTCTGTTTCCAGAACTCTCTTGTCTTGATGCCTCAGTGATATCCGTTCTTTGCCTACCACTCGTCTCTTTGTTAACGGCTATCGCCACTGGAAACTGGCAGCAGCGGGTAAGCACCTCTAGCTGCATCCCCACATCTGCCACAACCACTTCAGctgagtgggtggtggtctATTGTCGCACACACCTCTTTGATTCTCCTTGGCCGGCCCCAACCCCTCGTTTCGACCCTTCACCCCGACCGGCAAGGACTCAACGTTCCATCGGGGTCGTCAACCGTTACCCCTGACCAGCGACCCGGCTCCCGAATCTGATCTTGGTGATCTTTCTTGGACGGGGAAAGCAAAACTGCCATCCCATCTTACCGCCTCTTGAATCCCCAAGCTTTTACCAGGCGGGGTGGTGATCTTTCTTGAAACGACAGACCCGGTCCCCTTGACCTCTGCCCCTTTCGCCGCAGCCTCGCAGGAAGATCCGGCCAGCTGTCGAAGCTTTCTTTATTTACATACCCTTCTCCTACTTCTTTCTTCGTTTCTGCTTTCCCTTCTCGCTACCCGCCGAAGGAGACAGCTTCGCCTCTTACGAGTCCAGTTGCTGAGCCGCACAGTATCGGTCTACAGCTCAACCAGCACTGAACCTCACGGTGCCAGTCCCAACTCGACCTCCTACCTCACCTTACCATACCTaccaactcccccatctcAGCCATCACAAtgtcccaaccccccaacccccgcccaGGCCTAGGCCTCTTCACCCGaggcctctcctccctctcccaatcAACCACAGACCCCAACTCGCCCtccgtcaccacccccgctgAGCAACGCGACGACGCCAAACGAAACTTCCTCAAAGCCATGcgtcccctccccacccagcACTACTGGAACGTCTGGTTCGACcgcccccccacctccaccaacccaggGGAGGAGTACCACTCCAACCTGGAACAACTCGGCACAACCATCGAGTCGGTCCAGGACTTTTGGCGCTACgcaaacaacacccccgTCGACCAGATCCGGATGAAAGAGTCCATTTACCTGTTCAAGGTGGGGTTCAAGCCGATCTGGGAAGACAGGAGAAACATCCTGGGAGGGTCGTGGACGTTCAGAGTGCCAAAGGGGAACGGGCCGGACGTTTGGACGAGGGTGCAGTTGTTGGCTGTAGGGGAGAAGTTGCAGAGTGTGCTTGAGGAGGGTAagctccccttcccctcccaacaatTCCATACAAAATGTGCTGACGTGGATGAAACAAAATATAGGTGACCAAATCTGCGGTGTCGGCCTCTCGGTCAGATTCAactcccatctcatctccaTCTGGCACAGAGACTCCTCCAAGAAAAAGTCCATCGACGCCATGTTGGAGTGCGTGCTCGAGGAGCTCCCTCCTGAGCTCACCCCCAAGCCGGATAACTACTTTTACAAGAAGCACTCTGATCATGCCGGGTTCAAAGTGCCGCCCGAGTTGCAGGCCGTGATTGATTCccagaaggcgagggagaaggccgctgctgagaaggctgCTCAGGGGGTCCAGGTTGTGGCTGGGGAAGCGCCCGAGATTAGGGAGGTGCCGCCTTCTTGAGGAATGGAATGGGTGACAAAGATGTTTAGTTTGGTCTAGTTTCGTGCATCTAGTGCGGCGTTTGGCATGATTTCGATTACgtgaagaaataaaaaaatcCCGTGAAGGATCGGTATTTTCCTCGTTTGAGAGGTGAATATGTACAGATAAAGCATTTGAAGTTATCTTCCGGTTCATCTCGCCAATATGGCTCTCCCCGTTACCAGCTTGTAGCTATGTGTAAGCTAGGCGTGTggccctccccaatcccaatccTCGGCACGGCTTTCATCAGCAGCATTCTTCGAGCTGTTGAGGCTTCTCGTTTTGCTCAGGGCCAACAGATGTCCCAAGGTGctgctccttcccctcctcgtATCTTCTTGGCTCGACCTTCCTTGCTTGCTCCCTGAAGAGCAGTTGCGTCTTCGTGGTCGGTCTCGCTTTTCATCAACATGCCCTCCAAAGCCTCTCTAATCCCAAGCCTCTCTCTCGGCCTCTCTGTCTTGAGCCTTTTTTCGCCTTATCTCCCAtaaacaaccctcctccaatcatcacctccaaacccccgccctcctcataaccccctcaaactcctccttcttaacccccctccccacccccgcacCCCCATTCGCCTCAAGTATCAtatccctcaacacctcctcgctcacctcctcctccatcttcaacaacttGGCCACCTTTTTCAAACTCGCCAACGTAATCGCATTCGACCCTTTGCTCGCAAAAAGCCCAAAcgcctcgtccacctcggccATGTGTTCCTCTGAAGAGTGCGACTTGTTGTGTATCTTGAGCGCGCAGACGGCGAAGAAGTTGGGAAAAGTGGCGTAGCCGAGCTCTTCGTCTGGGTCGAGGATAGATAGAAGGTCCGCTAGttctgagggggaggtcggggggaggccgagggcaCTATGCACGTCAGCGAGAAGGGATGGGATATGGAAAAAGGAAACATACATCAACGCCCTCCTAACATCATGAGTAGGAAtaacccctccctcccctccccctccatcggCTCCGCAAACAGGCTGAACGCCTCTCTTATCTCTGCCTCTTCCTGAGGCGTGACGTTGTGCTCTTTTGCGAGGCGGGATTGTTTGGGTGGCTGTTcacacaccatcatcagcaccgTTTCCAACAAAGAACAGGAGATATCCGTACCATTTTGACTTTtactccccccctttcccactgttgtaacgatattaaaggCAGTAACAATCTCGGAAATCGCTTGCGACAAACTCGCGCCTTGTCGCGATCACTCGAGCTCGCTGGCAGCGATAGCTTAGAGTGGAGAGCCACAATCGACAGTGGAGCGAACAAAGTGGGCCCAAAAATCGCGGCTTCCTCGCCTGGTCACGTGAAGCATCCACTAAACcaaaaaacgaaaaaaaaagcgaaCCATAAAAATCCGAGTTTCTTTGCAAGCAGAATTctctcctcgacatcaacagaCTTCCCCGGCCAGCAGAATTCCAAACGTAATGCTGGCTTCTCTCGAATCCTCTCATGTCGTTTACTTCATACCGATATTCAATCACAGGATCGTCGAGAAAACGGTAGGTCtctcattttctttttttattactATTCAACAAAACGCTTCAAAATTTGCTAGAGCTTGTCGTCTCCAACATATCCCAGGACGAATCAAGTGTGGACAGTGAAGCAATATTGAAACACAAAACATGCCATTCCCGTTGGAATCGTATGTCCTGGGGCTCCTGCGTCTCGTCTCTTGAAAGGCGGGGTGATTGGGGTCAAAGGAGACATTTATTTGCCTAGAAATCAATAATTTTGATTGCAACTAGAGTT from Podospora pseudoanserina strain CBS 124.78 chromosome 2, whole genome shotgun sequence includes the following:
- a CDS encoding hypothetical protein (EggNog:ENOG503P024; COG:J); translated protein: MSQPPNPRPGLGLFTRGLSSLSQSTTDPNSPSVTTPAEQRDDAKRNFLKAMRPLPTQHYWNVWFDRPPTSTNPGEEYHSNLEQLGTTIESVQDFWRYANNTPVDQIRMKESIYLFKVGFKPIWEDRRNILGGSWTFRVPKGNGPDVWTRVQLLAVGEKLQSVLEEGDQICGVGLSVRFNSHLISIWHRDSSKKKSIDAMLECVLEELPPELTPKPDNYFYKKHSDHAGFKVPPELQAVIDSQKAREKAAAEKAAQGVQVVAGEAPEIREVPPS